ACCGCACGCGATTCGGCGAGCGCCCGTTCGCGCTCCGCCGAGAAGGTGGCACGGGTGATCGCCGCCATGGCACCGAGCAGGGCGATGGCGCACACCGCCACCAGCCCGTGAACCAGCCAGCCGTTCTTCCGCTTCAGGTTCATGCGTGGAATCTCCACCCCTTTCCTCGGACGGTCACCAGCAATTGCTGGTCGCGGTCGCGCAGCTTGGTCCGCAGGTGCATGATGTGCATGTCCAGCGTGCGCGTTTCCGTGCGCGCGGGGTCGAGGCCCCACACGTGGCGGAGGATTTCATCCCGCGACACGACCCGGCCGGCGGCATCTAACAAATAGCGGAGCAACCCTGCCTCGCGCTCGGAAAGCTCGGCGTCATCGCCATCGTGGAAGGCGATCTTGCCGGAGGTGAGATCGACCTTGGCGCCGGGCAGCTCCCGTTCCTCCGCCGGGGCCGGGCGCTCGCAGGTGCGGCGCAGCACGGCTTCGACACGAGCCAGCAGCTCGCGCACGCTGAAGGGCTTCATCACGTAGTCGTCCGCGCCGAGACCGAGGCCACGCACGCGGTCGTTCTCCTCGCCGCGGGCGGAAAGGATGATCACCGCCTGGCCGGGACGCCTCTTTTTCAGCTCGGAGAGGATCGAGAAGCCGTCGCGTCCGGGCAGCACCAGATCGAGCAGGAGCAGCCGGTAGTTGGCCCGGAGTGCGAGGTCGAGCCC
This sequence is a window from Luteolibacter arcticus. Protein-coding genes within it:
- a CDS encoding response regulator transcription factor; translation: MPDTTILVIEDDTAIRRGVVDALEYGGYRTLEAGDGNGGLDLALRANYRLLLLDLVLPGRDGFSILSELKKRRPGQAVIILSARGEENDRVRGLGLGADDYVMKPFSVRELLARVEAVLRRTCERPAPAEERELPGAKVDLTSGKIAFHDGDDAELSEREAGLLRYLLDAAGRVVSRDEILRHVWGLDPARTETRTLDMHIMHLRTKLRDRDQQLLVTVRGKGWRFHA